The window CAAGGATACGACGTGGCCGTGGTCAACCTGGACCCGGCGGCCGAATATCTGCCGTACGTCCCCGACGTAGATATAAGGGAGAGGATAAACGCGCGTAAGATAATGAGGCAGTTCAAGCTGGGGCCCAACGCCTCCATAATAGCGTCTGTAGACATGGCCGTGGCGGAGGCCGACAGGATAAAGGAGGAGATAGGCGCCGTCGGCGCCCCCATCGTGCTCGTCGACACGCCGGGCCAGATGGAGCTCTTCGCATTTAGGGAGAGCGGATCCTATCTAGTCAAGCGTCTGTCAGACACGCACAACGTTGTGGTCTACGTGGGCGACGCCACCTATATGCAGAGCCCTGAGGGCTTCGCCACGACGGCCCTCCTCGCCCTCTCCA of the Thermoproteus uzoniensis 768-20 genome contains:
- a CDS encoding ATP/GTP-binding protein; protein product: MLVVFFIGTAGSGKSTLVSALYNWMDEQGYDVAVVNLDPAAEYLPYVPDVDIRERINARKIMRQFKLGPNASIIASVDMAVAEADRIKEEIGAVGAPIVLVDTPGQMELFAFRESGSYLVKRLSDTHNVVVYVGDATYMQSPEGFATTALLALSSRIRFKLPQVVAVNKIDLLTEDQLDRISMWASDSEALADLLESAPLGRELLRASLGLGGIGDLVFVSALNGTGLDKLYYAIQLHYTGGEDQQMPP